From Cryptosporangium phraense, the proteins below share one genomic window:
- a CDS encoding polysaccharide biosynthesis protein, giving the protein MTSPQPSTVRFAAGAALVAAAAMAANVLAYGLRLSGNWLLDAGENGALGALIALLTVATVLQVGTQTAAAVRTAKGDTDPSRLVALGVRLSVATSAVLVLASPVITAVLHLPGLWPALALAAAVGPLNAAGIHLGLLQGSERFGRLAVLTGVVAFGRSGGGLAGLLIGRSAFTTMLGVAIGGVLALAVAYRLSAPVRRGGPAGEPRVGEMLGACSAMLAMLALVNADLLLARAVLPADVSGEYAVGAILTNAAYWAPQVVGVVALPRLAQGHRRALPLSMLVVGFVGLVAVGACVVFGGFAVSVAGKGSYSGLADEAWLFAAAGAGWALVNLLLTARIAGGSRWVASPLWAAGVVEVGAVLAWRPYSLTHTAVVAVGIAVGSVLVAGVLARSGSRADAPVPASVS; this is encoded by the coding sequence GGCTGCTCGACGCGGGCGAGAACGGTGCTCTCGGGGCCCTGATCGCGCTGCTCACGGTCGCGACCGTGCTGCAGGTCGGCACGCAGACCGCGGCCGCGGTCCGCACCGCGAAGGGCGACACCGACCCGTCGCGTCTGGTGGCGCTGGGGGTGCGACTGTCGGTTGCGACGTCCGCGGTGCTGGTCCTCGCGTCGCCGGTGATCACCGCGGTGCTGCACCTGCCGGGCCTCTGGCCCGCGCTCGCGCTCGCGGCCGCGGTCGGGCCGCTGAACGCGGCCGGGATCCACCTGGGGTTACTGCAGGGATCCGAACGATTCGGACGTCTCGCCGTGCTCACCGGCGTGGTCGCCTTCGGACGGTCGGGGGGCGGGCTCGCCGGGCTGTTGATCGGCCGGAGCGCGTTCACGACGATGCTGGGCGTCGCGATCGGGGGCGTGCTGGCTCTCGCGGTGGCGTACCGGTTGTCGGCGCCGGTGCGCCGGGGTGGGCCGGCCGGGGAGCCCCGGGTCGGCGAGATGCTCGGGGCGTGCAGCGCGATGCTGGCCATGCTGGCGCTGGTGAACGCCGATCTGCTGCTGGCCCGGGCGGTGCTGCCGGCCGATGTCAGTGGGGAGTACGCGGTTGGGGCCATCCTGACCAATGCCGCGTACTGGGCGCCCCAGGTCGTCGGCGTCGTGGCGCTGCCCCGGCTGGCTCAGGGACATCGCCGGGCGTTGCCGCTGAGCATGCTCGTCGTGGGGTTCGTCGGGCTGGTGGCGGTGGGGGCGTGCGTGGTCTTCGGCGGGTTCGCGGTCTCGGTGGCGGGTAAGGGGTCGTATTCCGGGCTGGCGGATGAGGCGTGGTTGTTCGCGGCTGCCGGGGCCGGGTGGGCGTTGGTGAATTTGTTGTTGACGGCCCGGATCGCCGGTGGGTCGAGGTGGGTGGCGTCGCCGTTGTGGGCGGCGGGGGTGGTGGAGGTTGGTGCGGTGTTGGCGTGGCGTCCGTATTCGTTGACGCATACGGCGGTGGTGGCGGTGGGGATTGCGGTCGGGAGTGTGCTGGTGGCGGGGGTGTTGGCGAGGTCCGGGAGTCGAGCGGATGCGCCGGTACCGGCGTCGGTTTCTTAG